The following proteins come from a genomic window of Mariniflexile sp. TRM1-10:
- a CDS encoding glycoside hydrolase family 127 protein, whose protein sequence is MKYFAISFIVFGLTGAFAQQQVNLFTLNEVSITSGVFKQAAETDFNYIQQLDPDRLLAPFLREAGLEPKAESYTNWENSGLDGHILGHYLSALSMYFASTKDKKAEDLIDYTLAELKRVHLANGNGYMGGVPESKVLWNEIQKGNIKAGSFSLNDKWVPLYNIHKTFAGLKDAWVYAQKTEAKTMLIDLTNWFIHITENLTDAQVQDMLRSEHGGLNEVFADVYAITNDARYLELAKRFSQWTLLNPLAENKDILTGMHANTQIPKFIGFERIAQLEHDKKYHESASNFYDNVTQKRSLSIGGNSVREHFNPIDDFSSVLSSEQGPETCNTYNMLKLGKLLFEDSANASYIDFYERGLYNHILSSQNPNGGFVYFTPMRPGHYRVYSQPETSFWCCVGSGMENHTKYNELIYAKKNDKLYVNLFIPSTVKWDEKQATLTQKTNFPEEASTTFIWQSKKKAQATLMLRYPEWVKAGTMEIYVNGKIQKLEGQPGSYIPLQRKWKNGDKIELKLPMHLSLEDIPDQSGYVSLKYGPIVLAAITGDDNQDGLFADDSRGGHVASGPFLEMTEAPMFVSDSGQDILKHIKPIEGEVLKFSATELFYPEKYKKLVLQPFYKIHEKRYSIYFKNETYEGLAKLQRELEEKQQAEARLKAITLDYVAPGEQQPESDHGIKSDNSNSGLNKNRHWRDATGWFSYNLKNKGGKAKALRITYFGKDSGRKFKILVNGTIIANPELMGTEGDRFFEVDYNLPETVVTNSDILTVRFEADKNNITAGIYGVRLIGNIETNDNH, encoded by the coding sequence ATGAAATATTTTGCCATAAGTTTTATAGTATTCGGTTTAACGGGAGCATTTGCCCAACAGCAAGTCAACTTATTTACTTTAAATGAAGTGTCGATAACTTCGGGGGTTTTTAAACAAGCTGCCGAAACCGATTTTAATTACATACAACAATTAGATCCAGACCGTTTGCTTGCGCCTTTTTTAAGGGAAGCTGGTTTAGAACCAAAGGCCGAATCGTACACCAATTGGGAAAACTCAGGATTAGATGGTCATATACTGGGGCATTATCTTTCGGCATTATCCATGTATTTTGCTTCTACAAAGGATAAAAAAGCGGAAGATTTAATTGATTATACCTTAGCCGAATTAAAACGTGTTCATCTTGCTAATGGTAATGGCTATATGGGCGGAGTTCCCGAAAGCAAGGTGTTATGGAATGAGATTCAAAAAGGAAACATAAAAGCGGGGAGCTTCAGCCTTAACGATAAATGGGTGCCACTTTATAACATCCATAAAACCTTTGCAGGATTAAAAGATGCTTGGGTTTATGCTCAAAAAACTGAAGCCAAAACCATGTTAATCGATTTAACCAACTGGTTTATCCACATTACGGAAAATCTAACTGATGCTCAAGTACAAGATATGTTGCGTTCTGAACATGGTGGATTGAATGAGGTTTTTGCCGATGTTTATGCTATCACAAACGATGCTCGTTATTTAGAATTGGCTAAACGCTTTTCCCAATGGACACTTTTGAATCCCTTAGCAGAGAACAAAGATATTCTTACCGGAATGCATGCCAATACACAAATTCCTAAATTCATAGGTTTTGAAAGAATCGCTCAACTGGAACATGATAAAAAATATCACGAATCAGCGTCTAATTTTTACGATAATGTCACCCAGAAACGGTCGTTAAGTATAGGCGGTAATAGTGTTAGGGAGCATTTTAACCCCATTGATGATTTTAGCTCTGTTTTAAGTAGTGAACAAGGCCCAGAAACCTGCAACACATACAACATGCTAAAATTGGGCAAGTTATTGTTTGAAGATTCGGCAAATGCCAGCTATATAGATTTTTACGAACGTGGACTCTACAATCATATTTTATCGTCTCAAAATCCTAATGGGGGATTTGTTTATTTTACACCCATGCGACCAGGACATTACAGGGTATATTCGCAACCCGAAACAAGTTTTTGGTGCTGTGTAGGTTCTGGCATGGAAAATCACACCAAATATAATGAGCTAATCTATGCAAAGAAGAATGATAAATTGTATGTCAATCTATTCATTCCTTCAACAGTTAAGTGGGACGAAAAGCAAGCGACACTTACGCAAAAAACAAATTTTCCTGAAGAAGCATCTACAACATTCATATGGCAAAGTAAAAAGAAGGCACAAGCCACTTTAATGCTTCGTTATCCTGAATGGGTAAAAGCAGGAACAATGGAGATTTACGTAAACGGAAAAATTCAGAAATTAGAAGGACAACCAGGTTCGTATATCCCACTTCAGCGTAAATGGAAAAACGGTGACAAAATAGAACTCAAATTACCCATGCATTTAAGTTTAGAGGACATACCGGATCAATCGGGGTATGTATCGCTAAAATATGGACCTATCGTACTTGCTGCCATAACAGGAGACGACAATCAGGATGGGTTATTTGCTGATGATAGCCGTGGAGGTCATGTTGCTTCAGGGCCTTTCTTAGAAATGACGGAAGCTCCCATGTTTGTTTCAGATAGTGGTCAAGATATTTTAAAACATATAAAACCCATTGAAGGCGAGGTTCTTAAATTTAGTGCCACAGAATTGTTTTATCCTGAAAAATATAAAAAGCTGGTACTTCAGCCATTTTATAAAATTCATGAGAAACGTTATTCTATATATTTTAAAAACGAAACATACGAGGGTTTAGCTAAGCTGCAACGCGAATTAGAAGAAAAACAACAGGCAGAAGCCCGTCTAAAAGCCATTACCTTAGATTATGTTGCCCCTGGCGAACAACAACCCGAATCCGACCATGGCATAAAATCCGACAATTCTAATAGCGGGCTAAATAAAAACCGCCATTGGCGTGATGCTACAGGGTGGTTCAGTTACAATCTTAAAAACAAGGGCGGTAAAGCAAAAGCGTTACGTATTACCTATTTTGGAAAAGATTCTGGACGGAAATTCAAGATTCTCGTAAATGGAACCATTATAGCGAATCCTGAATTAATGGGAACAGAAGGCGATCGTTTCTTTGAGGTTGACTATAATTTACCAGAAACTGTTGTGACCAATAGCGATATATTAACAGTACGTTTTGAAGCAGATAAAAA
- a CDS encoding arabinan endo-1,5-alpha-L-arabinosidase: MTSLKKIVLVLTILIESSLFAQNIRVHDPVVIQQNNTFYLYSTGRGIDCFSSPDLINWKKEPSVFPEKPIWADSVVPEFKNHIWAPDISFHNNTYYLYYSVSAFAKNTSAIGLVTNTTLNPTDANYKWVDHGIVIQSIPNRDLWNAIDPNLIFDENNTPWLSFGSFWNGLKMVKLNPDLKTLAEPQQWHTIARRQRSFELDDTDPGDAALEAPFIFKKNDYYYLFLSWDLCCRGENSTYKVVVGRSKSATGPFIDKEGKDLNNGGGTLIIEGNKNWYGAGHNSTYTFNETDYIVFHAYDANDNGSPKLKIAKLSWDSDYWPSLKNNILN; this comes from the coding sequence ATGACATCACTAAAAAAAATAGTTTTAGTATTAACCATTCTAATAGAATCTTCGCTATTCGCACAAAATATTCGAGTGCATGACCCTGTTGTTATTCAGCAAAACAATACATTTTACTTATATTCTACAGGAAGAGGTATCGATTGTTTTAGTTCACCCGATTTAATAAACTGGAAGAAGGAACCATCAGTTTTCCCCGAAAAGCCAATTTGGGCCGATAGTGTTGTTCCAGAATTTAAAAACCACATTTGGGCACCCGATATTTCATTTCATAACAATACCTATTATCTATATTATTCGGTTTCAGCTTTCGCTAAAAATACGTCTGCAATAGGTTTGGTAACCAATACCACTTTAAACCCAACCGATGCTAATTATAAATGGGTAGATCATGGTATTGTCATTCAATCCATACCGAATAGAGATTTATGGAATGCCATCGACCCCAACCTTATTTTTGATGAAAATAATACGCCTTGGTTGTCTTTTGGTTCTTTTTGGAACGGTTTAAAAATGGTAAAACTCAATCCAGATTTAAAAACACTTGCGGAACCTCAACAATGGCATACCATAGCAAGAAGGCAACGCAGTTTTGAGTTAGACGACACAGACCCAGGTGATGCGGCTTTAGAAGCCCCTTTTATTTTTAAAAAGAATGATTATTACTATTTATTCCTGTCATGGGATTTATGCTGTAGAGGTGAAAACAGCACTTACAAAGTAGTGGTAGGTCGCTCTAAATCTGCTACTGGTCCTTTTATTGATAAAGAAGGAAAGGATTTAAATAACGGCGGGGGCACTCTAATAATTGAAGGAAACAAAAACTGGTACGGTGCTGGGCATAATAGCACATACACGTTTAATGAAACAGACTACATTGTTTTTCACGCCTATGATGCGAATGATAATGGATCTCCAAAGCTTAAAATTGCCAAGTTGTCCTGGGATAGCGACTATTGGCCAAGTTTAAAAAATAATATACTTAACTAA
- a CDS encoding glycoside hydrolase family 43 protein produces MKNIVLLITAVSLITACKTKKIENGDALKLNNPIITDKYTADAAAIVYKDKVYLYAGHDQAPNDVNAYRMHEWLVYSSSDMVHWKEHPVPLKPTDFKWASGSAWASQVIEKDGKFYWYATVEHGSIHGKAIGVAVSDSPTGPFKDALGKALITNDMTTQTKISWDDIDPTVWIDNDGQAYLFWGNTVCKYAKLKDNMIELDGPIMTIELPNFTEAPWIHKKGDWYYLSYAYQFPEKIAYAMSKSITGPWKFKGILNEVAGNSNTNHQAIIEFKGKDYFIYHNGSIPTHGGSFRRSVCVDRLYYNEDGTMKRVIMTSEGIQK; encoded by the coding sequence ATGAAAAATATAGTTTTATTAATTACAGCGGTTTCACTTATTACGGCGTGTAAAACAAAGAAGATTGAGAATGGGGATGCTTTAAAATTAAACAACCCTATTATTACAGATAAATACACGGCCGATGCTGCTGCCATTGTTTATAAAGATAAGGTGTATTTGTACGCAGGTCACGACCAAGCACCAAATGATGTTAATGCTTATAGAATGCACGAATGGTTAGTATATTCTTCATCAGATATGGTACATTGGAAAGAACACCCAGTGCCTTTAAAACCAACAGATTTTAAATGGGCGTCAGGTAGTGCCTGGGCTTCACAAGTGATAGAAAAAGACGGAAAGTTTTATTGGTATGCCACTGTCGAACACGGAAGTATTCATGGAAAAGCTATTGGAGTTGCCGTTTCCGATAGTCCGACAGGGCCTTTTAAAGATGCTTTAGGAAAGGCACTAATTACTAATGATATGACCACCCAAACAAAGATAAGTTGGGATGATATAGACCCAACGGTTTGGATTGATAATGATGGGCAAGCTTATCTTTTTTGGGGAAATACCGTATGCAAATATGCTAAGTTGAAAGATAACATGATAGAATTGGATGGCCCCATAATGACCATAGAATTACCAAACTTTACTGAAGCTCCTTGGATCCATAAAAAAGGCGATTGGTATTATTTATCGTATGCGTATCAATTTCCGGAAAAAATAGCCTATGCCATGAGCAAATCCATAACAGGACCTTGGAAATTTAAAGGTATTTTGAATGAAGTAGCAGGAAATAGCAATACCAATCATCAAGCAATTATCGAGTTTAAAGGAAAAGATTATTTCATTTACCACAACGGAAGCATTCCAACCCACGGAGGAAGTTTTAGGCGCTCGGTTTGCGTGGATAGACTTTATTATAACGAAGATGGCACCATGAAACGTGTCATTATGACTTCAGAAGGCATTCAAAAATAA
- a CDS encoding serine hydrolase domain-containing protein — MKRTSVIFTLLAVFTLSCKNNSTEKSSIPQSFNHNPNLTELHVKSGQIEKIDALLQSFVSEKKLNCVTAFVAKEGHVVYNKAYGLKDIDNQIPASVDDYYVLFSQTKAVTTVAFMTLVEKGLVAIDDPVSKYFPEIPDQIVTKVYEDGTYETRPIKNPMTFAHLMSHASGLNAGLVGEIRRSENQNGGTPAGFGGPIPNNIPNGQRSFGGNFDSKYLKEEMLALVKYPLGFEPGTEWNYHVSTNMLGYMVERISGKSLRDYVKETILKPLGMDNTDWYYQPNALSRFVKPYNAIDGKLEEGSTMYAQGTISSEQTYCEGAIGLNGPIEDYAKFCQMLLNKGEFNGHRILTSQTVELMTTINRLPETKDNPFKFGLGFELFNDLKKPVPSVSNTAYGWGGLFGTDYIIDPENDLIALFYMNMYKHDPLYPKFLDEAYELFDK; from the coding sequence ATGAAAAGAACAAGTGTTATTTTTACTTTACTGGCTGTCTTTACTTTGAGTTGCAAAAATAATTCAACAGAAAAAAGTTCCATACCCCAAAGTTTCAATCATAATCCCAATTTAACGGAACTCCATGTCAAATCCGGACAAATTGAAAAGATCGATGCTTTACTTCAATCGTTCGTAAGTGAAAAAAAATTAAACTGTGTTACCGCTTTTGTAGCCAAAGAAGGCCATGTCGTTTATAATAAGGCTTATGGTTTAAAGGATATTGACAATCAAATTCCGGCCAGTGTAGATGACTATTATGTGTTGTTTTCCCAAACCAAAGCAGTTACCACTGTTGCCTTTATGACGCTTGTTGAGAAAGGATTGGTAGCTATTGATGACCCTGTTTCAAAATACTTTCCTGAAATCCCCGACCAGATAGTAACAAAAGTTTACGAAGACGGTACTTATGAAACCCGTCCTATAAAAAACCCCATGACCTTTGCACATCTGATGTCACACGCTTCGGGGCTAAATGCCGGCCTTGTTGGAGAAATTCGTCGTTCGGAAAACCAAAACGGTGGTACCCCTGCCGGATTCGGGGGGCCTATACCTAATAATATACCCAATGGACAAAGGAGTTTTGGAGGCAATTTTGATTCAAAATATTTGAAAGAAGAAATGTTGGCACTGGTAAAATACCCACTAGGTTTCGAACCCGGTACAGAATGGAATTACCATGTAAGCACCAATATGTTAGGATATATGGTTGAACGAATATCAGGAAAATCATTACGTGACTATGTAAAAGAAACGATTTTGAAGCCACTGGGAATGGACAATACCGATTGGTATTACCAACCCAATGCCTTGAGTCGTTTTGTGAAACCTTATAATGCTATCGACGGTAAGTTGGAAGAAGGTTCAACAATGTACGCCCAAGGCACAATTAGCAGTGAACAAACATATTGTGAAGGTGCCATTGGTCTAAACGGCCCCATTGAAGATTATGCAAAATTTTGCCAGATGTTGCTTAATAAAGGAGAATTTAACGGACATCGTATTTTAACCTCACAAACCGTTGAATTGATGACAACCATTAACCGTTTGCCGGAAACTAAAGACAACCCTTTTAAATTCGGACTGGGGTTTGAATTGTTCAATGACCTGAAAAAACCTGTTCCGTCCGTTTCAAATACTGCCTATGGTTGGGGAGGCTTGTTTGGGACCGATTATATTATTGATCCTGAAAACGACTTGATCGCTTTATTTTACATGAACATGTATAAGCACGACCCACTCTACCCTAAGTTCTTAGATGAAGCGTACGAGTTATTTGATAAATAA
- a CDS encoding arabinan endo-1,5-alpha-L-arabinosidase: MKSIKIVLKVAAILVVLFVTSCSKDDPTTEESTPTPTPTPTPTPSTFAGPTYPDNYTSTASWNSRSQWNLANVHDPTVEKSGDYYYMYQTDASYGNAHDGNGHFHHRRSKDLINWEYRGSSMSAAPAWVKDSLNNKRARMDPALPPIENPSYGYWAPFIKKVGNTYRMYYSIVVLEPIIGSDYNTSWSERAFIGLAESDDLASNVWVDKGMVVCSIADGLETYTRTSGNDWSGYFKFNGIDPTMVITKEGEQYLIYGSWHSGIAAVKLNPDTGKPDKLETLQDYGVTIAKRGNSRWQASEGPEIIYNPDTDYYYLFLAYDELSVAYNTRVARSRNITGPYLGINGANITSGADCYPMLTHPYAFKNHTGWVGFSHCSVFQNPDTKQWFYASQARLPENVPGINASNALMMGHVREIQWTEDGWPVVAPERYAGVPSTEITETSFIGTWEHIEMKYQYKTIQNATTIQLTADKKISGGLTGTWSYDSANKTLTINGVKCKVTDAWDWEASTRKVTITYSGLTAAGLPVWGKKN; the protein is encoded by the coding sequence ATGAAAAGTATAAAAATAGTGCTTAAAGTGGCAGCCATATTGGTGGTGCTTTTTGTTACAAGTTGTTCAAAAGATGACCCAACAACAGAAGAATCAACGCCCACTCCTACACCTACACCAACGCCTACACCAAGTACGTTTGCAGGGCCTACATACCCAGATAACTACACCTCTACAGCCTCATGGAATTCGCGGTCACAATGGAATTTGGCCAATGTGCACGACCCGACTGTAGAGAAAAGTGGTGATTATTATTATATGTATCAAACAGATGCTTCTTATGGAAATGCACACGACGGTAATGGGCATTTTCACCACAGACGGTCTAAAGATTTAATTAATTGGGAATATAGAGGAAGTAGCATGAGTGCTGCGCCTGCTTGGGTTAAAGATTCTTTAAATAATAAAAGAGCTCGAATGGATCCTGCTTTGCCGCCTATTGAAAACCCAAGTTATGGATATTGGGCTCCTTTTATCAAAAAAGTGGGGAATACGTATAGAATGTATTATAGCATTGTTGTTTTAGAACCAATAATTGGTTCCGATTATAATACCTCTTGGTCTGAACGCGCATTTATAGGTCTTGCAGAATCGGACGATTTAGCCTCCAATGTTTGGGTAGATAAAGGGATGGTAGTTTGTTCAATTGCCGATGGTTTGGAAACTTACACAAGAACAAGTGGCAATGATTGGAGTGGTTATTTCAAATTTAATGGCATAGATCCTACAATGGTTATAACAAAAGAAGGCGAGCAGTATTTAATTTATGGGTCTTGGCATTCTGGAATTGCCGCCGTAAAATTAAACCCAGATACAGGTAAACCCGATAAATTAGAAACCTTACAAGATTATGGGGTTACTATTGCTAAACGCGGAAACAGCCGTTGGCAAGCTTCAGAAGGACCAGAAATCATTTATAATCCAGACACCGATTACTATTATTTATTTTTGGCTTATGATGAATTGTCGGTGGCTTACAATACAAGAGTAGCACGTTCAAGAAATATTACAGGACCCTATCTTGGTATAAATGGTGCAAATATTACATCGGGTGCCGATTGTTATCCTATGCTAACACATCCTTATGCGTTTAAAAACCATACAGGTTGGGTGGGCTTCTCTCATTGCTCGGTTTTTCAAAATCCCGACACAAAACAATGGTTTTATGCGTCTCAAGCGCGTTTACCAGAAAATGTTCCAGGTATAAATGCATCCAATGCCCTTATGATGGGACATGTTCGTGAAATTCAATGGACCGAAGATGGTTGGCCCGTTGTAGCACCAGAACGTTATGCAGGCGTGCCTTCAACAGAAATTACTGAAACTTCGTTTATCGGAACTTGGGAACATATCGAAATGAAATACCAATATAAAACCATTCAAAACGCAACAACGATTCAACTAACAGCTGATAAAAAAATAAGTGGTGGCCTAACAGGCACATGGTCGTACGATAGTGCCAATAAAACATTAACGATTAATGGTGTTAAATGCAAAGTAACCGATGCTTGGGATTGGGAAGCTTCTACCAGAAAAGTAACCATAACTTATTCGGGACTTACGGCAGCTGGTTTGCCGGTTTGGGGCAAAAAGAATTAA
- a CDS encoding alpha-N-arabinofuranosidase, which translates to MVEFKFKNGFLKVLVINFIACLSVYSQDKTTLVTINKTEDAPVISKHIYGHFAEHLGRCIYDGFFVGDTSKIANTNGVRNDIVEALKKLQIPNLRWPGGCFADTYHWKDGIGPLDQRPTIVNTWWGGVTEDNSFGTHDFLNMCELLETEPYLSGNVGSGTVQELADWVQYTNFGGKSPMSDLRKKNGRNEPWKVKYWGIGNEAWGCGGNMTADYYANEYRKYATFISDWENTGGIVRIASGASSDDYNWTETLMKNIPRNMLGGLALHHYSVIDWKKKGDAVSFTEEQYFKTMTEALKMEELVTKHAAIMDKYDPNKKVDLVVDEWGGWYEVEKGTNPGFLYQQNTMRDAVLAGATLNIFNNHADRVRMANLAQCVNVLQAVILTKEAKMILTPTYHIMEMYKVHQDAKLLPIAFESPLYTFNNESLPAISVSASKDNNGLVHVSMVNVDSKKENKIEIDLNELTVKNITAKVLTSKTLQDHNSFDNPTKIQPTNYKGFEVKKGKLTVIIPPFSIVMIEGK; encoded by the coding sequence ATGGTTGAGTTTAAATTTAAAAATGGATTTTTAAAAGTTCTTGTGATTAACTTTATAGCATGCCTGAGTGTCTATTCTCAAGATAAGACAACTCTGGTAACAATAAATAAGACTGAAGATGCCCCCGTAATAAGCAAGCATATTTACGGCCATTTTGCTGAGCACTTGGGAAGATGCATTTATGATGGTTTTTTTGTTGGAGATACATCTAAAATAGCTAATACAAACGGTGTACGTAATGATATTGTTGAAGCCTTAAAAAAACTACAAATACCTAATTTAAGATGGCCTGGAGGCTGTTTTGCAGATACCTATCATTGGAAAGATGGCATTGGCCCTTTAGACCAACGACCAACCATAGTGAACACTTGGTGGGGAGGCGTCACCGAAGACAATAGTTTTGGTACCCATGATTTTTTAAATATGTGCGAATTACTTGAAACCGAACCATACCTTTCTGGTAATGTTGGTAGCGGTACGGTACAAGAATTGGCAGATTGGGTACAATACACCAATTTTGGAGGCAAGAGTCCAATGAGTGATTTACGAAAGAAAAATGGTAGAAACGAACCATGGAAAGTAAAATATTGGGGAATTGGAAACGAGGCTTGGGGCTGCGGTGGCAATATGACAGCGGATTATTATGCCAATGAGTATAGAAAATATGCCACATTTATTTCCGATTGGGAAAATACAGGAGGAATCGTACGTATAGCTTCTGGAGCAAGTAGTGATGATTATAATTGGACGGAAACCCTTATGAAGAATATTCCGAGAAATATGTTAGGAGGCTTGGCATTGCACCATTATTCTGTAATAGACTGGAAGAAAAAGGGAGATGCCGTTAGTTTTACAGAAGAACAGTATTTCAAAACTATGACAGAAGCCTTAAAAATGGAAGAATTGGTTACCAAACATGCTGCCATTATGGATAAATATGATCCAAACAAAAAAGTTGATTTAGTGGTAGATGAATGGGGTGGCTGGTATGAAGTTGAAAAAGGTACAAATCCAGGGTTTTTATATCAACAAAACACGATGAGAGATGCCGTTTTAGCAGGTGCAACCCTCAATATATTTAATAACCATGCCGATAGGGTTCGTATGGCAAATTTAGCGCAATGCGTCAATGTGTTACAGGCTGTAATTCTTACTAAAGAAGCCAAAATGATTTTAACACCAACATACCATATCATGGAAATGTATAAAGTGCACCAAGACGCTAAATTATTGCCAATTGCATTTGAAAGTCCTTTATATACATTTAATAATGAATCACTTCCTGCAATTTCTGTTTCAGCTTCAAAAGATAATAACGGACTCGTTCATGTATCCATGGTTAATGTAGATTCTAAAAAAGAAAACAAAATTGAAATAGACCTAAATGAACTTACCGTTAAAAATATAACAGCTAAAGTACTTACTTCAAAAACATTACAAGATCATAACTCTTTTGATAATCCAACAAAAATACAACCAACCAATTACAAAGGGTTTGAAGTAAAAAAAGGAAAACTGACTGTAATAATCCCTCCTTTTTCAATTGTAATGATAGAAGGTAAATAA
- a CDS encoding RagB/SusD family nutrient uptake outer membrane protein: protein MKYINFKYLSIFLSLSMVLSGCVKEDDLIQIDPNNDAVDSFWKTDDDALKGINAAYGSLLTDGTYMRSTPLLLDLKGDDCKSNSPWGAMYVVGKFNSNVTDAAIYGWAYETYYQGVYRANQVLTHVPSIDFEDSALKNRILGQAYFLRGLYLFHAVNLFKNVPIPTELAAIYPQKTEAEGWAQVIEDFKTAADLLPVSYTNISGLDAGEKGRATKGAALAYLGKSYLFTKDFPNARDTFKQVIDLNVYALVSNYRDNFTDVNENNSESVFEVQFSRDAGGVDLGWGGAPASGWGKTSARAITYGPRAFGWTDVQPTRALFNEFQEELTISGEVDPRLDATMFYNKPGGMMLYGQDFATFYGGNPQDLNDLFCRKYQNSDGNYPNEYDWRSGINERIMRYADVLLMYAECLNETNDTPGAYTYIKPVRDRVGLPDLSVVKPNMTKEQMREQIGHERYLEFALEGHRFDDIRRWGWLQDQTKLTWLKSRDPEFDTYSPGREYFPIPQLEMDNNPGTVQNSGY, encoded by the coding sequence ATGAAATATATAAATTTTAAATACTTATCAATATTCCTTTCGCTGTCTATGGTGCTTAGTGGCTGTGTAAAAGAAGATGATTTAATACAAATAGACCCTAATAACGATGCCGTTGATTCTTTTTGGAAAACTGATGATGATGCGCTTAAAGGTATTAATGCTGCTTACGGCAGTCTATTAACCGATGGAACCTACATGAGAAGTACCCCATTATTATTAGATTTAAAAGGAGATGATTGTAAAAGCAACAGCCCTTGGGGCGCTATGTATGTGGTGGGTAAATTTAATTCAAACGTTACCGACGCAGCCATTTATGGATGGGCTTATGAAACTTATTACCAAGGTGTTTATCGTGCCAACCAAGTTTTAACACATGTTCCAAGTATTGATTTTGAAGACAGTGCTCTTAAAAATAGAATTTTGGGTCAAGCCTATTTTTTAAGAGGTTTGTATTTGTTTCATGCAGTAAACTTATTTAAAAATGTACCAATTCCAACAGAGTTAGCAGCCATATATCCTCAAAAAACAGAAGCTGAAGGATGGGCACAGGTCATTGAGGATTTTAAAACTGCTGCCGATTTACTTCCTGTTTCTTACACTAATATTTCAGGTTTAGATGCAGGAGAAAAAGGGCGTGCTACCAAAGGGGCGGCCCTAGCTTACTTAGGAAAATCGTATTTATTTACTAAAGATTTTCCAAATGCAAGAGATACTTTTAAACAGGTTATAGATTTAAATGTGTACGCATTGGTTTCTAATTACAGAGATAACTTTACAGATGTTAATGAGAATAATTCAGAATCTGTATTCGAAGTACAATTTAGTAGAGATGCAGGTGGTGTAGATTTAGGTTGGGGCGGTGCTCCAGCTTCTGGATGGGGAAAAACATCAGCTAGAGCTATTACTTATGGACCAAGAGCATTTGGATGGACAGACGTTCAGCCTACTAGAGCTTTGTTTAATGAATTTCAAGAAGAATTGACCATATCCGGGGAGGTTGATCCCCGATTGGATGCAACCATGTTCTATAATAAGCCAGGAGGTATGATGCTATACGGTCAAGATTTTGCGACATTTTATGGAGGGAACCCTCAAGATTTAAACGATCTTTTCTGTAGAAAATACCAAAATTCTGATGGCAATTATCCAAATGAATACGATTGGCGCTCTGGAATTAACGAACGTATTATGCGTTATGCAGACGTGCTGTTAATGTATGCAGAATGTTTAAACGAAACAAACGATACGCCAGGCGCATACACGTATATAAAACCCGTTAGAGACCGTGTGGGTTTACCAGACTTAAGTGTTGTAAAGCCAAATATGACAAAAGAACAAATGAGAGAACAAATAGGGCATGAAAGATATTTGGAGTTCGCTCTAGAAGGGCACCGTTTTGATGATATCCGTCGTTGGGGATGGTTACAAGACCAAACCAAGCTTACTTGGTTAAAATCCAGAGATCCAGAATTTGACACCTATTCACCAGGAAGGGAATATTTCCCAATTCCACAATTAGAAATGGACAACAATCCAGGAACCGTGCAAAACTCTGGGTACTAA